CATTTGTTCCCCAAAATCATTTTTTCTACATCCGCTGATGCATGCTGGGTTGAAAACACAAGAACATGAGCTGTAATAATTTGCCGTTGAATATGCAAACATTATTGGTACACTGGTAAagctacatattttcaaaacGGACTAGTCGGAATGACTAGTAATTAGGTTTCTGGTAGTTTAGACAACAATAATAGGAGTTCACATAACATGCTTTCATATTCAAATCTATTATTTACTGGATATGTCGTATTAAAAGCACAACACTTTTAAATGCCAGAAGATGCTAGAGACAAAAAGCAGTGAGATGCAATGGCCAAAGACgtccatttcaatatttattttagatttaaaaaataaacaggcaaaatatttacatgtacatgaATGCATTTTTCAGACACTTATCCAAagcaaaatgcaatgcatttaaactatacattttatcagttcatgcattcatgagaAATTAACCCATGCTTCACTGTTAAGTGaagtgtaaacatttattttataaccgcttattgcaaaaaaaaaaaaaaaagcggattAGACCTGATGATTATACATATTAAGAAAGCACTGCACACAGCAAAAGCCTTGAAATCTGAAGTTTACCGTTAAGGAAGATAAATTGGGCACTGAAACACTCACCTCCTCTATGTTTCGGATCCAGTTTTTGATGTTGTCAAATGATTTCTCATTGGTAATATCATAAACCAGCATGATACCCTGAGATCAGAGCACAAGACAAGTCACAACTGTGCACAAAACAGCAATTATGAAGACAACAGCAGACGTGTTATTACTGCATTAACCCTGTGCTGAAAATCTGTTATCTAATTCAAAACTGTCCAGCCTTTGTAAAACTCGCATTATGCTACATCATCACTAAATCTTGATTTCAAACTTGTTGTCTCGCAATTAGCACATGCCTACGATCAACAGCATATATACAATAACAGCATACTGAgaaatttataagcatttttgaccgggaacaccacatgAGTAACAAGGtggaggaaaaagaaaagaaaaattatacacAGTTTAAGCAAAGTTAGTAGGTTTCGGtccaatgcaataacattaactacttttttcttaaaaaagaaaatcctatccATGTCAAAATGATCAGAACGCAACATGAGGGTGAACCGGCGAAGACAGACCAGAAGCTCATCGTACAAAGCACAGTAATGgagtacatacagtacaggtcaaaagtttggaaacattactatttttaatgtttttgaaagaagtttcttctgctcatcaagcctgcatttatttgatcaaaaatacagaaaaaacagtaatattgtgaaatattattacaacttaaaataatagttttctatttgaatatacttaaaaaaaaaaaaaattattcctgtgatgcaaagctgaattttcagcatcattactccagccttcagtgtcacattgtaacatccagtctatcacatgatcatttagaaatcattctaatattctgatttattatgagtgttggaaacagttctgctgtctaatatatttgatgaataaaaggttaaaaaaaaactgcattggtgagtatgagagaaaaaaaaaaaaattctaataatatctattctaataatattttttctttactatcactttatatcaatttaacacatccttgctgaataaaagtattgattttatttaaaaattttttatttaaagaaaaaaaatgactgaccccaaattactgaccagtagtgtatattgttattacaaaatatttatattttaaaaaacatagcttctttttttttttttttttttttttttttttttactttttattcatcaaagtatcctaaaaaagtatcacatgttctgaaaaaatattaagcagcagaactgtttccaactttgataatgaatcatcatattagaatgatttctaaaggatcatgtgataatgatcctaaaaattcagctttgcatcacagaaataaatgtattaatattaaagtttttatttattagtaattataaattaaagtataatacatttaaaaacaattattttaaattgtaataatatatcacaatattacattatttttctgtatttttgatcaaataaatgcaggcttgatgagcagaagaaacttctttcaaaaacatgaaaaatagtaatgtttccaaacttttgacctgtactgtacttCAGCATCATCTTACCATTGCACCTCTGTAATATGCCGTTGTGATCGTTCGGAATCGCTCCTGTCCTGCCGTGTCCCtgcaaaaatcaaacaatatCAGTATTGTAGCTGCAGTTAAACTAGAGGATGACCTGCTCCTTACTAGAACAATGACAAAAGTTAACCACTGACACGTGCTGCCATGTAAAGGAGAAATTAAACCGGTCATGGTTTCAGTACTCAAAACAGAGGCTCCTTCAGAAAACTCTCTCACACATGCCATTCCAGCAATCTGCTAATGTTCAACAAGCGCTGAGAGTGACACTAGAAGGAAAAGACGACAAGAAACTCACCATATCTGTAACTTTATCTTCTTGCCATCTAGTTCTATCGTCCTGATCTTGAAATCGATACCTGGAAGAGAAAATATGTAACTGCACGACTGTCAAAGGCTGATCAAAATCAACATCAAATCAGCTAGACATTTCTCATCAGCCCTTCATatcacaaagaaacaaaaccataAGCATGACCTGTAAACACATTACTTAAAAATGAGACATAATTGAATGATGGTAAACTTATAACTGATcttaaggggagacactgcaggcaaaaacagaggttttcatgcacctgtcaatttttagattttgggctttttgtcttttcataaagtgttttttcagacttatggaaagaaaacatccaaaagacactgttaagtgtttcttttatagcactttatctatttgtgtcaatagattttaattacaatacatatttttaaaggctgttttctcaaaattagtttttttctccaactctgagccataaatctccacttcagtggcacttacacacaccaaactttacatatttattcctgtctatattctgaaggtttttacacaGGAATTTgctcatatataattttcttgattatatacaacattttattccccccaaaatggtgaaaatatattgttttctagctgttcaaagtttttctgaattatggagtgacaaaaagagatacccagaattccttctgactctaatatgtcaaaaaaaattaaacaagaattttgaaacggACTTCATCCATTCTTCAGATTTTTGTACTTGgaatttatgcaaattagcacatatttcattaaacaatgcctcatttgcatatttaaatataacattttagaaaacttgtaatacaaaaaatgtttgcaattatcaatgtaatcaatcaacttggtaaggtgataactattagttaatttttttaccctattcacctgcagtgtctcgccttaaCAGAGCAACTGATTAAGAAAACGTTCCATTTACATcaacagatttaaaaagtaacatattactaccatgtttttggacatattACCATGAAAccaacacatttttgaacatgtAGATATCACTACCACTATTTTAGGAAATTCCATTCTATAAAGTAACTTGGATTACTACGGTTAAAGTATACAGTAATCATTCAGCACCATGGTATCTGTATATCAAAGTACCATCTGATATTAGTATAactgtaccatggtactaccACAGTAAAAGCTATTTAACTGAAAGTGgacatgtatattattatattattaagtcCTAAACATCTTATAGTGTGGCTAGCAGGTTTCTAATCacatattttaagcattttaattgtatattcaCAGAATGATTCTAGTTGTTGGATATTTAAGTTTACAAAATAAGCAAATCTAGTATTTAGTATCGGAGTCATTCTGTCAGAACAGCTAGATGCTAACCGATAGAAACGTTCACCAAATAGACACCTTATCGCCGCacgaaattattaattaaaagccAAAACACCCGCAAAACTGTCAAAGTtaagaaacaagaaacaaaagaaacaaaccacAAGAACTCAAGAAGAGCTAACAGACAGTTAACGTTACTAGTCCATTAGCTTAGCCGTTAGCACAGCCGGACGTTTTTATAAACAACCCGAGCGGAGAGACATTAATACCTATCGTCGAGATAAACGTCGAGTTAAAGGCATCCTCCGAGAATCTGAACAGCACACAGGTCTTCCCGACGCCGGAATCCCCGATTAACAGCAGTTTAAACAAGTAATCGTAGGTCTTCGCCATACTGAGTGTATTGCGGAAATCCCGCCCGGTTCTTTAGCAGACAGCGCAGAATCCGCAGAGCAGCGAGGAACTGACCAATCATACTATGGCGAAGGCGGCGTATGTTAATATTAATGAGGTACGTCATAACCTTCCTGCAACGTGAGTGTACGGACcgtcattaatattcataagacGCGCCTTCGTCATAGTAGGATTCGTTGGTTTGCCAGCGGTCGTGACGGCCACGTCGAACGTCAGAGTACAcgattaatattcataagctaaGTCTTCGCCATAGTGTGATTCGTAAAATGTGCTTCCTGAACAAATACAAGACCTCATAACTTTACAGCAGTTACTTACGTAAGTCTGTGCCTCAAGGTCATTACTAATTAGCGCGTGTGGCCGGTCAAATTCCTTCATAAGACTTGGCTTCAGGCCTGTGGTTTATTTTCCTGACCGTCTCTATTTCAGCTCTATTTCCCCATAATATTAATGtaagaaaaattatattcataaatatttaaatgtaaacgtttatatttatttttatatattatatacacaattattattattattgcattagaATAAAGAGAATTTgaggtgaaattgtgatgaaaataatgcaagtgccaaaaaaaaaagaatatgatactaaaataagataatagatataagtatatattttatataattatttatatataattaattatatataattatattaactaTAAAGAAATTTACTTTTCATGTGATTTATCAGCCAGCAGACATGTAAATAATAATTCTCATAGATTGGTGTGGTGTTCaaataagtaaacatttatttagtttaacaagtacaaaaaaaatctaaccacAGTGAAAATATCCCACGCAGCAACAAGGGTACAAAATGGTCCCATTAATGACAAACTAATAAAGACTTCTTCATGCCAAAATCCAAGAAATATCTATATTCCAATAcctttacaactttttttttttgtacattccCTTACATTTTCCTAACATCACTACTAAAAAGTGATGTACTAATTGCTCTATGCACTGACCCTTTGTTGTTACGTTTCCACTGTTTTAAATATACCTTCTGCCTTTATgttaattcaaaacaaataaataaaacagcactaCCCTTACACAGCAGACAgatcgagaaaaaaaaagaaaaaatcgaAAAACTGAAAAAGGGAAACATTCTTACATACAATAATGGGTCATAATTTTAAagtctaaaaacataaaacagtattAAAGGCATGTTTTGGTTTTATGCCGCATATTGTGTCAGAAGTATGTGTTTAACCTGCAGCACTCTTATAAATGGGACAAATGGCAAGAAGAAGACATTATTTAGTACTTAATGGACTGATAGGTGCTTTAGGAAATAATCAGAAAATTATAAACCAAAATTAATGGATGAAAATAACAGAACTTTCAacatacaaaatcaaaaacacatgaaaagctAAACATAAAGCTGCTGGAATGAATGAGAAATTCTGGAACATTCTTCATTGATTTCTTCTTGTTTGCTCACAAGCTGTTGAGCTCCTGAAGCGTCTGATCCAGGACTTGATTCATCTCCAGATTCTGCTGTTTGGCCTCAGCCACATCCTCTGAAAGAAACCAGCACCATGATTTAAAAAGAGACACAATCGCTGACTGTGCCATTTTTCTAAACACGATTCTCTAAAGTGTTGATTGCATAACAAGCCTGTCCCTTCCGAGTTAAACCAGTAAACCACAGCTGGGTTATGGAaataaaatcccattcattttgtCTCCATGGAGAAACTGatttttacagattttcaaaAGACAGAAATGCAATAAGCTCTGAGATTCTTAAATCATAATATATGAGATTTTAATCATAATATATGTAGAAGCCACAAGTgtgatttcaactttttattttaaacatttttttttttaaacaaattgttgcCATGTGCTCTTaaactaattataaatatttgcatttattattatattttccggtaaaacttttttattgcaagTCTCCTTGGttaaaaagcataaatgtaaagtgtgatttcaaccttttttttgtttttttttacaaattgtttcCCTGTGCTCTCAAACtacttatatatttacatatatttgaatatttaaatatttgtaaaaatttatatttaaaatattttagactaaataaattacatacacacacacacacacacacacacacacacatattttatattatttttctatgaGTGTTGGCTTTATTACACTTATAACTTATGTTCCACTGTTgtaagtaaatatgaaataattatcaCATGTCTAATATAAACAAGTTGTTTCTTTATTATGTTGTGTTTCCATGAAAAGGGCAACAAAGATGCAGAAAGACTAGACTAGACTCAAGATCAGAGAGGCAGGAAATATGCATTATTTCTAAAAGCAAGAAACTGAAACAAGTGGGAGTGTCCAAAGAGcagaaaaaaactttattacattttagtggAATAACCGAACTTTAAGAGAGTGCAAAATACATTGAGGAAGAAAGGgtgagcagagaaagagagacagaggcaCAGCCAATCAGGATAGTGCTATCAATCACAGTAAGCGCTCATAATGTTATACGCTCAAGCACTAAAGCATCTATAAGGTGGTCATATCATTGAGGGCGAGATCCAGCTCCTCACTAATGGCCTTGTATTTCAGCTTCTGAGCATAGACTTCAtctggaggtcaaaggtcaagagcAGAAAGGACAGGTGTTTCGGCCAAGGATGGAGAATGTAGGAGACAGGAACAGGAAAggacagacagaaaacaagagGAAACAGTAAGTTCAACAGGTCAAAGTGGACAAGACAGCACGGTAATGCCTAAAAATGCtttctaggtaggcagctcactagataaaagaaagaaaggaaaaagaaaggggGAAGAGGGGGGAATGCAAAAACTGAAGTCTTATCCTAAATGCTTCGATTTGCTTTCGAttcattttttgtgcatttatatgtgcagttgtattacatttattttatataaatcaatTATGAAACATTCAATTTGTTTACAGACGATAATAGTTCTAAATAAACAGGAATATAACAGTATTAATGTTTCATTAATTCAATTTCAGCGCTGCAGAAAAATTcaaaagcagctctacagaagataataattcttaataaacagaaatataacaatgttaatgttttattaatgtgaaaattatttaacatattatttaatattaatcatttgCTCCACAGAAGATCATAGTTCTTAATAAACAGGAATATAACAGTTAATactcttattaatttttttaattatttatttattaattataataaatatacatatataaataatttattacattttatttaatactaatcaATTATTAAACCAATTCAATTTCAGctaaataataattcttaataaacagaaatataacaatgataatgttttattaattttatatttatttatttattaattaaatatacatatataaatcatttatgaaatgttatttaatatgaatCAATTACGAAACAAATtccatttcagctgtaaagcagctttacagaaaataataattcttaataaacAGGAATATAACaatgataatgttttattaattttataattatttatttattaattaaatatacatatataaataatttatgaaatgttatttaatatgaatCAATTACGAAACAAATtccatttcagctgtaaagcagctttacagaaaatataaggaatataacagtgttaaaaatttttaattgtaaaattatttatgaattaattaaaaaaatatttttaatttctaataaattacaaatatatattttattacattttatttagtattaatcaattatgaaactaattaaatttcattttagctATCAAGAGCTCTACAGAAGATAATAGTGCCATTATTCAGCTAAATTTAGTTTCAAtttagttcaataacagtgtcaatgttgcgaagttcatcaattatgaaacaagtttGATTCGGCTTCGATTAATCTTCTCCAGGTGTTTGCAAAAAAGTTGAACAGGTTGAAGATGCCACCACCGTTAGCTCTGTTCTTTTAGTACGatgaaaagagaaataaagcCGCTGCACACGGTCACAAGAGACATCATTAGTGACATCCTCACAGCTTACCCTCGAGGTCATCGATGGTCTTTTCCAGTTTGGCCACCGACCTTTCTGCAAACTCAGCACGAGTCTCAACCTGCGGGGgaaaaagcagagagaaaaaaaggatttgAAAAGCTCAGAGAATGGCCTGAATGACATGCATCTGACCGACGAACGAAAGAGTTGCATGCAAAACTATCGGAATGAACAGCTGCTTTAGGTTAAACTCGCTCACCTCTTTCAGTCTATCAGTGAGAACTTTGATCTCCTCTTCGTACTTGTCCTCTTTCTCTGTATATCagacagaaatcatgcaaaaggTTATTTAGATCACTGGTTCTCAGTCGGGTTTTCTTCAGGTCTCAGATTTAACACTGGACATCAAGTGAAAACATGGTACCAGTATTGCttactttaattaaaatcttaaaagtaatGCATCGATATTATCATGAAAAGCACAGacccaacaataaaaaatactactacaACTGAATAGAatagtttataattttgtttataaataaacagcACAAGTGTGATTTACCAGCTGAACAAACACTAATATATTGCTTTATTAGCCAGACGTGGATGAATTTGCATagaatttgaaaaacattatatgcattttattttcatattgaaaagaTCACTAGCTTAATTATTTTACTGTCCTAATTTATGCACAATATAAAtagtaacataatatatataaccattgcatttgaaatatagtaattaataacaaCAGTATTTAGCAAACATTTGTTTTCCTACTAAAGTGCAGGAGCTACACAGTTGAGAACTgactaaaatgaatcatttttttcaaaCCAGCTCACTGAAATGAATCTCCTAAGCCACTAAGTCgctaaaatgaatcagatttccCAGATTCCTGCGTTCTAGTTCATTCATGTTCAATACAATGGGCTTCATTCATGAAACACTAGCAGAACCAGTTTCTGTGCAGATCATCACTTGCATGCATCATCACATTCAATTCAACAAACAGCTTAGATCAGAATGCACTATGAACAGTTAACACCGAAATTCATTCTGCCCCGTGGAATTATGGGTCACCGGTCAGCTGACTCACCTTATCTGACTGAGCTTCTAAGGACTTGAGATTGTTGGTAACGTTTTTCAGTTCTTCCTCCAAATCTCCACCTTTACTGTAAAAACATAGATTAAAAAAGTTTAGAACAGTTCGTGGTTCCCCAAAGTGAAccacctttcagtgaacagtttctaaaagaaccatttttttcttagtgtgaagaacattttaataatctaaagaacgaaaaaaaaaaaaaaaaaaaaaaccttttgtggaatATAAAAGGTTCCACGGAAATTAAAAGGTTCATTAACTTCCACATCATTAATAGGTTTTAAAACCAGATTGGATCAACAAGAAAACAATTTAAAGGCAGCATAAAATCAAAAATGGACccaaatttcttattttatattaatgtttctaAAGTAATCTTTTACTTGAAGTAAAATGGGGTTTGAACTCAGTTGCATGTTAACTTTAAACTGGATTTTCGTGCAGGCCACAAACCCGTActgatttacattataaaaacttacttttttttcccccagaagttgtaaataaaatgagattattgtagtatgttttacaagaaaatagtatTTCGGTCTTTCTACTTCATGTTCAATTCAATgtgaatttactagcaatttatgaataaaaattatggAATTTTGTTTTATCGCCCCTGAATAAAAAtgatcttgcaattctgactttttttctagcaattgcaagtttacatctcgcgattctgtcttttcttttcagaactgcatgaaataaacacacaaaaacttgTAATTGCGggttataaactcagaattgcttgatataagagaaaaaagtcagaattgcgagtttatatcccacaattctgactttataactcgcaaaaAAGTCGGAACTGTGAAATAAAAGGTCAGAATTGcacaattgcatgtttatatccctcaaatctgactttataacacaagtTTGACTGAGAAtttttcacaattgcaagaaaaaaagtcagaattgtgagataaaaagccacTATTACTGTacccttgttttgttttgtttttttattccgTGGCTGAAGCGGGCTTCCAtagaaaatagtttcaaagcaaattctacacattttttttttttttgtcagcatagGTCAGCTTGTTGTGTTATGGTTAACTAAATCTGCCTGTGGGTCAGTTAAAGACGTGTACTAACAGTTCTGCGATCTCTGCTCTCTCTTCTGCTCTTTCTAGCTCAGTCTCCAGAATCACCA
Above is a genomic segment from Cyprinus carpio isolate SPL01 chromosome A2, ASM1834038v1, whole genome shotgun sequence containing:
- the rab8a gene encoding ras-related protein Rab-8A, with amino-acid sequence MAKTYDYLFKLLLIGDSGVGKTCVLFRFSEDAFNSTFISTIGIDFKIRTIELDGKKIKLQIWDTAGQERFRTITTAYYRGAMGIMLVYDITNEKSFDNIKNWIRNIEEHASADVEKMILGNKCDINEKRQVSKDRGEKLALEYSIKFMETSAKANINVENAFLTLARDIKAKMDTKLEGNNPQSSNHGVKITTEQQKKSSFFRCVLL